The DNA window AGAACCGGCCCTCGCCGGAGCGGGTCGCCGCATGATCCGCGAGGAGCTCGCGGGCAAGCGGATCCTGCTGACCGGAGTGACCGGGTTCCTCGGACAGGCGCTGCTCGAGCGGCTCCTGGGGGAGGTGCCCGACGCGCGGCTGGTCCTGCTGGTCAGGTCGCGGGTCGGGAGCGAGGCGCGGGCCCGGGCCGAAGAGCTGCTGTCCCAACCGGTGTTCAACGCGCTCCGGGAACGGGTCGGCGCGGACGGCCTCCGGGCCATGTTCGAGGAGCGCGTGGAGGTCCTGGAGGGCGATGTCACCCGGGGTCTCCCGACCCTGCCGAGCGACCTCGACATCGTGTTCCACGGCGCGGCCACCGTGTCGTTCGACCCGCCCATCGACGAGGGATTCCGGACCAACGTGCTGGGGGCAACCAGCGTGTACGAGGCCATCCACGCCAGCGGCAGCACGCCGCGGGTGGTCCACGTCTCCACCGCCTACGTGGCCGGGCTGCGCAAGGGGGTGATCCCGGAGGCGCCGCTCGCGCACTCGCTCGACTGGCGGGCGGAGCTGGATGCCGCGCTGGCCGCCCGGCGGACGGTGGAGGACGCGTCCCGGAAGCCCGAGATGCTGGACCGGTTCGTCGAACGATCCCGCGCCGAGCACGGCAGGGCCGGCCCCATGGAGGTGGCGGAGCACGCCGAGGCCCGCCGGCGCGACTGGGTGACCAGGCGCCTGGTGCAGTACGGGCGAGCCCGCGCCCAGACCCTGGGGTGGCCGGACGTCTACACGCTGACCAAGGCGCTCGGCGAGCGGGCCGCGGAGGAGCTCGCGGGAGGCCTGCCGCTGTCCATCGTGCGGCCTTCGATCATCGAGAGCGCCTACCGCCACCCGTTCCCGGGCTGGATCGAGGGCTTCAAGATGGCCGAGCCGATCATCCTGGCGTACGGCCGCGGTGCGTTCCCGGAGTTCGCCGGCATCCCGGAGGGGATCCTCGACGTGATCCCGGTGGACTTCGTGGTGAACGCGCTGCTGGCGGTGGCCGCGACGCCGCTCGAGCCCGGCGGCCGCAGCTACCACCACGTGTGCTCGGGATCCCGGAACCCCCTGCACTACCTGCGGATCTACGAGCTGGTTCGGGAGTACTTCGAACGCGACCCGCTCCCCGAGCGCGGCCGCGGCACGATCCGGGTCCCGGAATGGAGGTTCCCGGGGCGGCGGCGGGTGGAGCGGCGGCTCCGGTCGGGCGAGAGGCTGATCGACGCGGCGGACAAGGTGCTGTCCCGCCTGCCGCGATCGCCACGCGTGCGGGGCATGGTCCGCAACCTGGATCGGCAGCGCGGCCGGGTCGAGTTCATCCGGCGGTACGCCGACCTGTACGGGCCCTATGTCGAGGCGGAAGTGATCTACACGGACGAGCTCACGCTCGAGCTGTATCGCTCGCTGCCGACGGAGGACCAGGCCTCGTTCCCGTTCGACTGCGACGCGATCGACTGGAAGTACTACCTCCAGGACGTGCACTGCCCGACCATCACGATGGCCATGCGGTTCCCGAGCCCGGCCCGGCCGGACCCGGAGGTCCGCGTCCGGCAGCGCGAGGAGACCGTCATCGCCGCGTTCGACATGGAGGGGACGATCCTCTCCACGAACGTCATCGAGTCCTACCTGTGGCTCCGGCTGGGCGACCTCCCGGTCGAGGACTGGCCGTCCGAGGTCTCGTCGGTGGCCCGTTCGCTCCCGAGGTACCTGTCGGCGGAGCGGCGCGATCGCGGCGAGTTCCTGCGCTCGTTCTACCGGCGCTACGAGGGTGCGTCGGTGGAGGGGCTGCGCCGCCTGGTGGACGAGCAGGCCTCGGACCTGATGCTCCAACGAATCTCGCCGGCGGCCGTCCGGCGGATCCGCCAGCATCGAGCCGCCGGCCATCGCACCGTGCTGATCACCGGCGCGGTGGACGTGTTCGCACGCCCCATCGCGCCGCTCTTCGACGAGATCGTGGCCTGCCAACCGATGGTCCGGGACGGCCGCTACACCGGCTTCCTGGAGACACCGCCCCTCGTGGGCGAAGCTCGCGCCGCATGGTTGCGCCGATACGCCGCGGCGAACGGCGTCGACCTCAAGAACTCCTACGCCTACGCGGACAGCCACACCGACCTGCCGCTGCTCCGAGCCGTCGGCAACCCGGTGGCGGTCAATCCCGACGTCGCGCTGTACCGGGTCGCCCGGAAGCGCCGCTGGCCCGTCGAGGAGTGGCACCACGCCAAGGGGACGCCTCGGGTGCTGTTGCCGGAGCCGGTTCGATGAGTGGGCCGCCGCGGTGGTTGGGGCCGGGGCGGGCCAGGCCGCCTGCTCAGACATGCTCCCTCGCTGCGGCCGCTGGCGCGGCCTCCGCTCAGTCCGCAACTCGCGATCGCCCTGGCCCGCCCCGGCTCGGCGACCGGTTGGCCGCTCACCAACCCACCTTCCCAAGAGCCCCCTCGTGACCCTCGCTTTGGAGCTGTTTCGATCGGTTCCGCGGTACGTCGCTGCCCGCGCCGTCGGCGAGCGCATGCCGGGGTTGCTCGCGGGGCCACTGGCTCCCCTCCGGCTGGTGAATCGTGAGGACCCGGCGCTCCCGGCGGAGGGGTGGGCTCGGGTTCGGCCACGGCTGTCGGGCATTTGCGGGTCGGACCTCGCCACGATCTCGGGGCAGACGTCGTTCTACTTCTCGCCGCTGGTCTCGATGCCGTTCGTGCCGGGGCACGAGGTGGTGGGGGAGCTGGCCGACGAGGTGGACGGGCTTCCCAAGGGGACCCGTGTCGTGCTGGATCCCGTGCTGGCCTGCGCAGCACGCGGGCTGCCGCCGTGTCCTTCGTGCGCGTCCGGCGCTACGGGACGCTGCGATCGGGTGACCGTCGGGCACGTGTCGCCGGGGTTGCAGACGGGGTACTGCGCCGATACCGGTGGCGGGTGGAGCGGGATGCTCGTGGCGCATCGGTCGCAGCTGCGGCCGATTCCCGATCGGATGACGGATACGCGGGCGGTGCTGGTGGAGCCCCTGGCGTGCGCGATCCACGCGGTGCTGCGGGCCCGGCCGGCCGCGGGGGCAACCGTGCTGGTGGTGGGCGCCGGGACGCTCGGCGTGCTCACGCTGCTGGCGATGCGGGAGTTCACGGATGCGGGCCGCATCACCGCGGTGGCGAAGCACCCCAAGCAGCGCGAGCTGGCCACGGCGTTCGGGGCCACCGATGTGGTCGATCCGGCGGGCGCGTTCGCAGCCCTGCGAAGGTCCTCCCGCGCGCTTCGGCTGACCCCGGAGCGGGGAAGTCCGTTCCTGATGGGCGGCGTCGACGTGGCCATCGATTGCGTCGGCTCGAAGCGCTCGCTGGACCTGGCCCTGCGAACGACCAGGGCCGGCGGTCGCGTCGTCCTGGCCGGCCTGCCGGTGGCGGGCGCCGACCTCACGCCGGTGTGGTTCCGGGAGCTGGAGCTGCTGGGCGCCTACACCAGCGGCGTCGAATCCATGAACAACGGCGAGGCACGGCACACGTTCGACCTGGCGGTCGACCTGGCGGTGGACGCCCCGCTGGAAGGGGTCGTCGGCGCCACGTACGGGCTGTCGCGGTGGCGGCAGGCCATCGACCACGCGCTCGACGCCGGGCGCCTGGGCACGCTGAAGGTCGCATTCGATCCGAGGGGAGAGTGATGGGCAGACCCGGGTTCGTGCTGGAGGTGGACGAGCGGACGCCGCCGCTCCTGGTCCACGAGGGCGAGGCGTTCAGGCTCCACAAGTTCCCGCTGGGAACGCGCGTGGTGTACTCGCCGGACTCGCTGCCCGGCATCGGCGACGTGAACGGCGCGATCCGCCACGCCCTGCTCAACCCCCACGGCTCGGAACCCCTCCCCGACCTGCTGCGGCCCGGCATGCGCCTCACCATCGCCCTCGACGACATCTCCCTCCCGCTGCCGCCCATGAAGACCCCCGACGTCCGTCAGCGCGTCATCGAGCACGTGCTGGAGCTGGCGGCGCGCAAGGGCGTCGACGACGTGGAGATCATCGTGGCGAACTCGCTGCACCGGCGGATGACGGCTTCGGAGATCAAGCGCGCGGTGGGCGAGCGGGTGTACCGGTCGTTCTGGCCGGACGCCCTGCGGAACCACGACGCCGAGGACCCGAAC is part of the Actinomycetota bacterium genome and encodes:
- a CDS encoding HAD-IB family hydrolase, whose product is MIREELAGKRILLTGVTGFLGQALLERLLGEVPDARLVLLVRSRVGSEARARAEELLSQPVFNALRERVGADGLRAMFEERVEVLEGDVTRGLPTLPSDLDIVFHGAATVSFDPPIDEGFRTNVLGATSVYEAIHASGSTPRVVHVSTAYVAGLRKGVIPEAPLAHSLDWRAELDAALAARRTVEDASRKPEMLDRFVERSRAEHGRAGPMEVAEHAEARRRDWVTRRLVQYGRARAQTLGWPDVYTLTKALGERAAEELAGGLPLSIVRPSIIESAYRHPFPGWIEGFKMAEPIILAYGRGAFPEFAGIPEGILDVIPVDFVVNALLAVAATPLEPGGRSYHHVCSGSRNPLHYLRIYELVREYFERDPLPERGRGTIRVPEWRFPGRRRVERRLRSGERLIDAADKVLSRLPRSPRVRGMVRNLDRQRGRVEFIRRYADLYGPYVEAEVIYTDELTLELYRSLPTEDQASFPFDCDAIDWKYYLQDVHCPTITMAMRFPSPARPDPEVRVRQREETVIAAFDMEGTILSTNVIESYLWLRLGDLPVEDWPSEVSSVARSLPRYLSAERRDRGEFLRSFYRRYEGASVEGLRRLVDEQASDLMLQRISPAAVRRIRQHRAAGHRTVLITGAVDVFARPIAPLFDEIVACQPMVRDGRYTGFLETPPLVGEARAAWLRRYAAANGVDLKNSYAYADSHTDLPLLRAVGNPVAVNPDVALYRVARKRRWPVEEWHHAKGTPRVLLPEPVR
- a CDS encoding zinc-binding dehydrogenase, with the protein product MTLALELFRSVPRYVAARAVGERMPGLLAGPLAPLRLVNREDPALPAEGWARVRPRLSGICGSDLATISGQTSFYFSPLVSMPFVPGHEVVGELADEVDGLPKGTRVVLDPVLACAARGLPPCPSCASGATGRCDRVTVGHVSPGLQTGYCADTGGGWSGMLVAHRSQLRPIPDRMTDTRAVLVEPLACAIHAVLRARPAAGATVLVVGAGTLGVLTLLAMREFTDAGRITAVAKHPKQRELATAFGATDVVDPAGAFAALRRSSRALRLTPERGSPFLMGGVDVAIDCVGSKRSLDLALRTTRAGGRVVLAGLPVAGADLTPVWFRELELLGAYTSGVESMNNGEARHTFDLAVDLAVDAPLEGVVGATYGLSRWRQAIDHALDAGRLGTLKVAFDPRGE